The Euphorbia lathyris chromosome 3, ddEupLath1.1, whole genome shotgun sequence genome contains a region encoding:
- the LOC136223755 gene encoding uncharacterized protein: MVGAIANGQIAEYIGRKGSLMIAAIPNIIGWLAITFSRVPVNIALKTREKISEIEKIAEMYSILKSVMGNNMLVIKAASKELEGSLMELVELQKWMGEAEKRRSV; this comes from the exons ATGGTTGGGGCCATAGCAAACGGCCAGATTGCTGAATACATTGGACGAAAAGGG TCTCTAATGATTGCTGCTATTCCTAATATTATTGGATGGCTTGCTATAACTTTTTCCAGA GTGCCTGTTAATATAGCACTCAAAACCCGAGAGAAGATATCTGAAATCGAAAAGATAGCAGAGATGTATTCAATTCTCAAGTCTGTGATGGGGAATAACATGTTAGTAATAAAAGCGGCAAGCAAGGAGCTGGAAGGTTCACTTATGGAGCTAGTGGAATTGCAGAAATGGATGGGAGAGGCGGAGAAGCGGAGAAGCGTATAA